CGGTGGCCAGTGCCGAGGTCCAGATCGACTTCTCCGGCACTTCGAGGCCGTTGGCCGACAACCGCGCCCGCAGGTCGCGCGGAGTGTAGATCGAGTTGTTGGTCAGCACCATGAAGTCGATCTCACGCTCGGCGAGCTCCGCGAGGAGTTGATCGGCCCCGGGGATGGGGTGCTCCTCGTGCACGAGGACCCCGTCCATGTCCAACAGGTAGTTCCAGCGTTCCTGACGAGTCTCCGCTGATCCGATCACCACTTCATGCTGCCCGCCCGACGGCGGAAGCGCCATCGGTGTCGGCCTGGTTCCCTAGCCGTTCTGGCGGGGGGTCTCCACGACGACATGGGTCGACTTGACCACGGCGACCGCCAGCACACCCGGCTCGAGGCCGAGCTCGGCCACCGCGTCGGCCGTCATCAGGGACACCACCCGGTGGGGCCCGCAGACCATCTCGACCTTCGCCGCCACCCGGTCGACCACCACCTCGGTGACCAGGCCGACGAAGCGGTTGCGGGCGGAGCGGCCGACAGCGGAGGGATCGGGTGTCTCGCGAGCCTGGCCCGCGGCGAACGCGGCAAGCACCGCTCCCTCGATCACCATCCGACCCGACTCGTCGCGACCGGCGGACAGCTGACCGAGCTCGATCCAGCGGCGCACCGTGTCGTCGCTCACCCCCAACAGGGAGGCGGACTCGGTGATGCGGTATCGGGGCACGAGATCGGACCTTACGTCACGACAGGCCGCGGGAGGCGGGTCTGGAGCCGCCGAGAGATGATCTTCACCACGGTCCCGGCCGCCGCCGAGGCCCGCATAGGCGTCGACGCCTGCGGAATCGACGCCGACGAGTGGTTAGTCTCGAGTCGTGAGTGCGGTGGAGCTGGGCATCCCGGTCGTTCCCGGCGCGACGGGCGGCACGGCGGGCGGCGAGCCGCGTCCGGCGGCCGACGGCCTGATCGACCGATACGGACGCACGGCCACCGATCTGCGAGTGTCCTTGATCGACCGCTGCAATCTTCGCTGTTCATACTGCATGCCCGCCGAAGGTCTCGACTGGCTGGCCAAGAGCAGCCTGCTCGACACCGAGGAGCTTCGCCGACTCCTGCGGATCGCCGTCGAACGGCTCGGCGTCCGCGACGTGCGCTTCACCGGCGGGGAACCCCTGCTGCGCAAGGACCTGACGGCGATCGTGGCCAATACCGCCCGACTGCGCCCGCGACCGAGAATCTCCCTGACGACCAACGGCATCGGGCTGAGGGCTCGGGCCGTGGAACTGGCCGAGGCAGGCCTCGACCGCATCAACGTCTCGCTCGACACCCTGCGCCCGGACCTCTTCCACACCATCACCCGCAGGCGACGGCTCGACGACGTGCTGGCGGGGCTGGCGGCGGCCAGTGCCGCGGGGCTGGACCCGGTGAAGATCAACGCGGTGCTGCTGCGCGGGGTCAACGACGACGAGGCACCCGACCTGCTGCGCTTCGCCCTGGACGGCGGATATCACCTCCGGTTCATCGAGCAGATGCCGTTGGACGCCCAACACGGCTGGCAGCGCTCCGAGATGATCACCGCCGAGGAGATCCTCCGGCTGCTACAGGAGCGTTTCACCCTGACCCCGCATCAGGCCGAGCGCGGCTCGGCGCCCGCCGAACGCTGGTCCGTCGACGGCGGGCCCGGCACGGTCGGCGTCATCGGCTCGGTGACCCGGCCGTTCTGCGCGGCCTGTGACCGCACCAGGCTCACGGCCGACGGACAACTTCGAAGCTGCCTGTTCTCCCAGACCGAGACCGACCTGCGCGGCCCCCTGCGGTCGGGGGCGGACGACGAGGAACTCGCCACGATCTGGCGGGCGGCGATGTGGGGGAAACCCGCCGGGCACGGCATCGACGACGAGAGCTTCACGCAGCCCCGGCGGCCGATGAGCGCCATCGGCGGCTGAGCTGACCGGAATCGGCCGCGAGCGTCGGCGTCGCAGGCGAAGAGGCGCCGACGACCGGATGCTCTCGGCGCTTCGTGGTCAGGATGCGGAGACAAGCCGGTCGGCGAGTACGGACGCCGGTCGCCGAACGGAGGAGGGACATCGGTGGACAGCACCGACGAGATCACCGTGCACGTCCGGTACTTCGCCGGGGCGAGGGCCGCCGCCGAGGTCGCCGAGGAGTCGGTGTCGATGCACCGAGGCGCCTCGGTGCGCGAGACGCTCGCGCTGCTCGCCGACCGCCGGGGAGCCGGGCTGGCTCGGGTCCTGAGCGCATGCAGCTTCCTCGTGGACGGCGTGGCCGTGACGAACCGGGAGCGACCGCTCACCGAGGCCGTCGTCCTGGACGTCCTGCCACCCTTCGCAGGCGGCTGACCGACCTTCACGCTGCTCTGTCGGCGAAGCGAAGCCAGCCTTTCGGGCCCGATGGATCACGAGTTGATCTCGCAGAGCGATCATCCATCACACTCTGTAGCACACAGTCGTCGGACCCGATTGGATCTTGCGCTGGCCGCAATATCTTGCTCTCCGTCACCGAAAGCCGGCCCGGCCTCCCCCACCGGTGTCCCTACTCTCACTCGAAGCTGTACAGCTACTCCCCGCATATCAGAAAATCGCTCACAGTAAGCAGGGCATGGTGACCCATGCCTCACGGTGGGTGATCGATATCGAACCGGAAACGGACCGGTAACGGTGCCCCGACCTGCGGAAACAGTATGATCGCCGATCACCCACCCGCGTTACTGTGACGAGCGTCACCATTGGTATCGTTTGGGAATTCCCTCTCGGCTACGTACCGTCGCGTCTCGGTCGCCCCGAACGGCCGCAAGAAAACCGGGAGTGCGCAGCGCCAAGCCCTGTCCAGCGCATTCCTTCCCCGAATCACAGACCGGACAGGGACGAGAACTCGATCTTCGACGGCCCCGCGAACCGGGGACGACGGCGATCGGGGCCCCGCGCAAGCGGGGACGGAGTCGGCGCGGTGGGAGAGAGGGACATGGCTCGCTACCAAGGCAAGCACCGCAAGCCTTCCAGCACTAGCCGCACCATCACCCGAATCGCAGTCGCAGGCGCCTTCGTCGGCGCCCCCCTGGCAATGGCCACACCAGCCGTCGCGGCGCCCGACTGGGACGCGCTCGCGCAGTGCGAGAGCACCGGCGACTGGGCCATCAACACCGGAAACGGTTACAGCGGTGGACTCCAGTTCCACCCGCAGACCTGGGCCGCCTTCGGCGGCACCGAGTACGCACCCAATGCACACCAGGCAACCCGCGAGCAGCAGATCGCCGTGGCGGAGCGGGTCCTGGCCGAGCAGGGACCGGGCGCATGGCCCGCATGCAGCGCCAAGACGGGCTGGCACCTCGGCGGCGGAACGGAAGAGCCCGCTCCGCAGCCTGCAGCACCCGCCCCGGCTGCCCCGGAGGCCGCTCCGGAGCAGAGCGCGGCGCCCCAGCCGGAGCCGCAGCCCGCCCCGCAGGAGGTTCAGGAGCAGGCGCCGAGCCACGTCGGCCCGATCCTGGATCACCCGGAGGGCGACTACACGGTCGAGGCAGGCGACACCCTGTCCAAGATCGCGAACGAGAACGGCACCGACTGGCAGTCGCTGCACGAGGCGAATGCAGAGGTCGTCGCCAACCCGGATCTGATCTTCACCGGTCAGAAGCTCCTGGTGGGGTGATCCCTGCCGGGTCCGCTCCCCGCCGCCATCCCCCGGGGGGCGGGGAGCGGACCCGATTCGGCCGTCACGACGACGGCCGGACCCGACGAGCAGCCACCCGCGCCCGAGTCGAGCAGGACTCCGCGTCAGCACCCGTCATCGGCGGGGCGCGCCGCTCCACACGGTCTCGACGGGAGCCGTCTCCCCGACCGCTCGAGCTCCGAGCAGACCTCGCCACGGCCGTGAACCGCAGAACCTGCGGCGAACGGCATCGATGATCATCGGCACCTGGGC
The Actinoalloteichus fjordicus DNA segment above includes these coding regions:
- a CDS encoding TOBE domain-containing protein, with protein sequence MPRYRITESASLLGVSDDTVRRWIELGQLSAGRDESGRMVIEGAVLAAFAAGQARETPDPSAVGRSARNRFVGLVTEVVVDRVAAKVEMVCGPHRVVSLMTADAVAELGLEPGVLAVAVVKSTHVVVETPRQNG
- the moaA gene encoding GTP 3',8-cyclase MoaA is translated as MSAVELGIPVVPGATGGTAGGEPRPAADGLIDRYGRTATDLRVSLIDRCNLRCSYCMPAEGLDWLAKSSLLDTEELRRLLRIAVERLGVRDVRFTGGEPLLRKDLTAIVANTARLRPRPRISLTTNGIGLRARAVELAEAGLDRINVSLDTLRPDLFHTITRRRRLDDVLAGLAAASAAGLDPVKINAVLLRGVNDDEAPDLLRFALDGGYHLRFIEQMPLDAQHGWQRSEMITAEEILRLLQERFTLTPHQAERGSAPAERWSVDGGPGTVGVIGSVTRPFCAACDRTRLTADGQLRSCLFSQTETDLRGPLRSGADDEELATIWRAAMWGKPAGHGIDDESFTQPRRPMSAIGG
- a CDS encoding MoaD/ThiS family protein encodes the protein MDSTDEITVHVRYFAGARAAAEVAEESVSMHRGASVRETLALLADRRGAGLARVLSACSFLVDGVAVTNRERPLTEAVVLDVLPPFAGG
- a CDS encoding LysM peptidoglycan-binding domain-containing protein codes for the protein MARYQGKHRKPSSTSRTITRIAVAGAFVGAPLAMATPAVAAPDWDALAQCESTGDWAINTGNGYSGGLQFHPQTWAAFGGTEYAPNAHQATREQQIAVAERVLAEQGPGAWPACSAKTGWHLGGGTEEPAPQPAAPAPAAPEAAPEQSAAPQPEPQPAPQEVQEQAPSHVGPILDHPEGDYTVEAGDTLSKIANENGTDWQSLHEANAEVVANPDLIFTGQKLLVG